The Pontiella desulfatans genomic sequence GCTTCTACTACGACCCCGCCCCGGAAACGCCGGAGAACCTGCTTCTGATGCGTTTGATCGACGAGCAGTATCTCCGGCATCCGGAGTTCGGCTATCCACGCATGACGGACTGGTTGCGTGATCAAGACTATGATGTCAATCACAAGCGGGTCGCCCGCCTCATGCAGCTGATGGGGATTCAGGCCATCACGCC encodes the following:
- a CDS encoding IS3 family transposase — encoded protein: MARKKAMSLPLSTRRSWVEPGTDYSVRRQCRLAGVPRSGFYYDPAPETPENLLLMRLIDEQYLRHPEFGYPRMTDWLRDQDYDVNHKRVARLMQLMGIQAITP